AAGCCGTTCGGCGCAGGATTCCGTCATCGATCGCGATGCGACCGATGATCTCATCGAAGATCAATGGAATGGCCCCGCCGTGTGCTGCTCCGTTGGCGCCGTGGAAGAAATTCGTGAAGACGATCGTTGCCTGCATGCTCTCGTCATGCCACTGAGGATTGATCAACTGCGGACTAAGGCTTCGCACTCCGCTTTCGCCGCCGTGCAGTGACCAGTCCGGTGACTGGATGAACTCGTAGCGATGGGGTTCAAGTAAGGCCGCGGCTTGTTCCAGAGCCGTAGCCGCCGCGAGTGAAATCTCTTCTGGCGCGGTCGAGTTTGGCAAGGAGTCCTGTACCTCGCGTAACGCGCGCGAAAGTCGATCGACTGTTGCTTCAGAAGTCATGGTTGCGCAGCGTACGTCTCCAATGAGCCAACTGCGGCAAACATCGCAGCCAGATGATCGGGCTCGCGCTGGGTCACCCGGATACGCCAATGCTCAAGATGTATACGCAGATGGTGGAACTTCACCAAGTAGTAGAGGCCGACGCACGCGGACAGGAGTCCGGCGAATGCGCCGAGTCCGATTGCAGCGCGCGGCCCATAGGCGTTGGCAATCCAGCCAATAATCGGTGCACCAATGGGGGTGCCGCCCATGATCACCGCCATCAGGATGGCAATCACGCGTCCGCGCATAGCCGGATCCGTTGAGAGTTGAACGGTGCTGTTGGCGGTTGTCATGAGAGTCTGCGAAGCAACGCCGACGATCATCAAGTCGATTGCAAACAGCGCATACGTGGGTGCGATCGCTGCAAAGGCGAGAGAGATGCTGAAGATTGACGCGCCAACAAGGAGCAGTGTGACCTTGGGCCGGGCCCGGCGGGCCGACATCAGGGCACCAGCGACCGAGCCCAGTGCCATCGCAGACGTCAGTAATCCGAATGCTCCGGCTCCGGCATGGAACACCGAGACGGACATCGTGGACAGGTAGATCGGGAAGTTCATGCCAAAGGTGCCGAGCAAGAACAGCATCAACAGAATCGCCTTCAAGTCAGGGCGCTGCCAGACATATCGGAATCCCTCGACGAAGCTTCCCCGTTCGCGCACCGGCCGATCACGACGCTGAAGTTCGTGAACTCGCAGCAGGGTGAGAGAAGCAAGAACTGCACTGAATGAAAGCCCATTGATGATGAAGACCCAGCCCGACCCCAGCACTGCAATGAGCACGCCAGCAACAGCGAGGCCAATCAGTCGCGCGCCGTTGAACGAAGTTGAGTTCAATGCAACTGCGTTGGAGAGATTTCCTCCTGGGACCAGATCAGAGACGAAGGTCTGGCGTGCTGGTGTATCGAATGCAGTGACGCATCCGAGAAGGAATGCGAAGACAAACACTTCCCACAACTGCACTGATCCACTGATCGTCAGGATGCCCA
The nucleotide sequence above comes from Actinomycetota bacterium. Encoded proteins:
- a CDS encoding hotdog fold domain-containing protein; translation: MTSEATVDRLSRALREVQDSLPNSTAPEEISLAAATALEQAAALLEPHRYEFIQSPDWSLHGGESGVRSLSPQLINPQWHDESMQATIVFTNFFHGANGAAHGGAIPLIFDEIIGRIAIDDGILRRTAYLKVDFRNVTPVNKELTIEAHLARSEGRKYWFRGTVRDGETLCAEAEGLWIALKPGAM